One window of Electrophorus electricus isolate fEleEle1 chromosome 24, fEleEle1.pri, whole genome shotgun sequence genomic DNA carries:
- the arhgap4b gene encoding SLIT-ROBO Rho GTPase-activating protein 3 isoform X3, protein MASHGKLKKEKGSLAEYETQIKEVRSQLSEQLKVLDAQLEQKTQQLQDLSDYLRRRGEIEAEYARSLEKLSERFTLKTKKKEQTDLSVSQCWTELLNQTRQDSRDHSSLSEICSGTLTQRLSHCMEDTHRLAKKSKEVGLQMQDELLKVTAELQTALKTYHQYHTECLAAEGKLKEATRLEERHTGKSADLGLGQAAGQRRSSVKKMERLMEKRQGKVQETQLKCTKARNDYLLNLAAANAAMNKYYLEDICTMIDCTDLGYHLSVTRVMRGYLSNRSRAMQNLKNGLQQLEGAVSGLDQNQDRDALLQAHNVTFCLPFRFQHQPHEGDQVCEVSADCQVRYEMDTRFQQLQSRLAAVTLETEEVSKTLKATLTALLENISDDDCIPIPDISTLPLESMGDGPSTKPSLAKRRANQQETETYYFTKVKEYLSGSSLISKLQAKHDLLKEAIQKAEATDSDPARMQPGRAVRVRKARPCSQYIHKLFTGDMLSFIQSSGQQIPLVVESCIRFINLHGLHHEGIFRVPGSQSEVNNIRDSFESGEDPLTDSECDIDSVAGVLKLYFRGLTKPLFPEESFSQLMECVQIENVSERAAQIKTVVSSFPRPVVIVMRYLFAFLHHVSQYSDENMMQPYNLAVCFGPSLLRGAESSDAVTLQPQINALVKTLILQHESIFPGPSELPGPIYEKCMTLEQEYCEPITEEGEGDIEHVPSEDAELSFKQGDHVLLHSKASPDWWRGEVGGVKGLIPHKYISVPEGAERKQERGKREESRGGSTGNLAEEQQLAEHGTRMRVNSDSASLPGRQRTGSGSGFVGGGAGGCGSPGRKFTLQVPEGRVIMAPQSAGVSPGTARPPSGPQERRHTLDTLRPIGGATDRQAVHVDKEFTRQMNSVFKELLSRQSPQDSSDSPAPSSPPSSSLVSGAPSRQSVKKGTGFGLRGRGLFKPPDQQD, encoded by the exons ATGGCATCCCACGGGAAGCTGAAGAAGGAAAAGGGGAGTCTGGCGGAGTATGAGACGCAGATCAAAG AGGTTCGCAGTCAACTCTCGGAGCAGCTAAAGGTGTTGGATGCGCAGTTGGAGCAGAAGACCCAGCAGCTGCAAGACCTGAGCGACTACCTACGACGCCGCGGTGAGATCGAGGCGGAGTACGCCCGCTCCCTGGAGAAGCTCAGCGAGAGGTTCACGCTCAAGACCAAGAA GAAGGAGCAGACGGACTTGTCCGTTTCGCAGTGCTGGACGGAGCTACTGAATCAGACCAGGCAGGACAGCCGTGACCACAGCTCCCTCAGCGAGATCTGCAGCGGGACGCTCACGCAGCGGCTCTCTCACTGCATGGAGGACACACACCGCCTGGCCAAGAAg AGCAAAGAAGTGGGTCTCCAGATGCAGGATGAGCTCCTAAAGGTGACGGCTGAGCTGCAGACG GCTCTAAAAACTTATCATCAATATCACACTGAGTGTCTTGCCGCCGAGGGAAAGCTTAAAGAAGCCACACGATTGGAGGAGAGACACACTGGCAAGTCGGCTGACCTCGGTCTCGGTCAAGCAGCGGGACAGAGGCGCAGCTCAGTAAAGAAGATGGAGAGGCTAATGGAGAAG agGCAAGGGAAAGTCCAAGAGACTCAGCTGAAGTGTACTAAAGCTCGCAATGACTACCTGCTGAACCTCGCTGCTGCCAATGCTGCCATGAATAAGTACTATCTAGAGGACATATGCACTATGATTGAT TGCACGGACCTCGGCTACCACCTGTCAGTCACAAGGGTGATGCGTGGCTACCTGTCCAACAGGAGCCGGGCCATGCAGAACCTGAAGAATGgcctgcagcagctggaggGCGCTGTGAGTGGCCTGGACCAGAACCAGGACCGGGACGCCCTGCTGCAGGCGCACAACGTCACCTTCTGCCTGCCCTTCCGCTTCCAGCACCAGCCACACGAGGGCGACCAG GTCTGTGAGGTGAGCGCAGATTGTCAGGTGAGGTATGAGATGGATACCAGATTCCAGCAGTTGCAGTCTAGGTTGGCTGCTGTTACCTTGGAAACTGAGGAG GTCAGTAAAACACTCAAGGCAACCCTTACAGCCCTTTTAGAGAATATCAGCGATGACGACTGCATCCCCATCCCGGACATCTCCACCCTCCCCCTGGAGAGCATGGGCGATGGCCCCAGCACCAAGCCCAGCCTGGCCAAGCGTCGGGCCAATCAGCAGGAGACTGAGACCTACTATTTTACC AAAGTGAAGGAGTATCTTAGTGGAAGCTCCCTCATCTCCAAACTCCAGGCCAAACATGACTTGTTGAAAGAGGCCATACAGAAAG CTGAGGCCACTGACAGCGATCCAGCAAG AATGCAGCCTGGCAGGGCAGTGCGCGTGCGGAAAGCCAGGCCTTGCTCCCAGTACATCCACAAACTCTTCACCGGAGACATGCTCTCCTTCATCCAG AGCTCTGGACAGCAGATCCCCCTAGTGGTGGAAAGCTGTATTCGCTTTATCAACCTCCATG GTCTGCATCATGAGGGCATATTCAGAGTTCCAGGCTCTCAGAGCGAAGTCAATAACATCAGAGACTCTTTTGAAAGTG GGGAGGACCCTCTGACAGACAGCGAGTGTGACATTGATTCTGTAGCAGGAGTACTGAAGCTTTACTTCCGAGGTCTCACGAAGCCTCTCTTTCCAGAAGAGAGCTTCTCTCAGCTCATGGAGTGTGTCC AGATCGAGAACGTGTCGGAGAGAGCGGCTCAGATAAAGACGGTGGTTTCCTCCTTCCCCAGGCCCGTTGTCATAGTGATGCGCTATCTCTTTGCCTTCCTCCATCA CGTCTCTCAGTACAGCGACGAGAACATGATGCAGCCCTATAACCTGGCTGTATGCTTCGGGCCCAGCCTTTTGCGAGGTGCTGAGTCCAGTGACGCTGTCACTCTGCAGCCCCAGATCAACGCCCTGGTCAAGACCTTGATCCTCCAGCATGAGAGCATCTTCCCCGGGCCCTCTGAGCTGCCCGGCCCCATCTATGAGAAATGCATGACCCTGGAGCAGGAGTACTG TGAACCTATTacagaggagggtgagggagacATCGAACATGTTCCCAGTGAGGATG CCGAGCTGTCATTCAAGCAGGGGGACCACGTCCTACTTCACAGCAAGGCCTCCCCTGATtggtggagaggagaagtggGAGGAGTGAAAGGCCTCATCCCTCATAAGTACATCAGCGTGCCTGAGGG AGCAGAGCGGAAGCAGGAGCGAGGAAAGCGGGAGGAGAGTCGAGGCGGCAGCACGGGCAATCTGGCTGAGGAGCAGCAGCTGGCTGAGCACGGCACCCG CATGCGGGTCAACAGCGACAGTGCGTCTCTGCCGGGCCGCCAGCGGACCGGCAGCGGAAGTGGGTTCGTGGGAGGCGGGGCCGGCGGATGCGGGAGTCCGGGACGCAAGTTCACACTGCAGGTGCCCGAGGGCCGAGTCATCATGGCACCCCAGTCGGCCGGCGTCTCACCCGGCACAGCCCGGCCACCGTCAGG TCCGCAGGAGCGCAGACACACGCTGGACACTCTGAGGCCCATAGGCGGAGCTACTGACAGACAGGCTGTGCATGTCGACAAG gaATTCACTCGGCAGATGAACTCGGTCTTCAAGGAGCTCCTGTCTCGCCAGTCTCCGCAGGACAGTTCGGACTCGCCAGCTCCTTCATCGCCTCCCTCCTCTTCACTGGTCTCTGGTGCACCTTCCCGGCAGTCAGTGAAAAAGGGCACAGGCTTTGGCCTGAGGGGCAGGGGCCTCTTCAAACCCCCCGACCAACAGGACTGA
- the arhgap4b gene encoding SLIT-ROBO Rho GTPase-activating protein 3 isoform X5 yields MASHGKLKKEKGSLAEYETQIKEVRSQLSEQLKVLDAQLEQKTQQLQDLSDYLRRRGEIEAEYARSLEKLSERFTLKTKKKEQTDLSVSQCWTELLNQTRQDSRDHSSLSEICSGTLTQRLSHCMEDTHRLAKKSKEVGLQMQDELLKVTAELQTALKTYHQYHTECLAAEGKLKEATRLEERHTGKSADLGLGQAAGQRRSSVKKMERLMEKRQGKVQETQLKCTKARNDYLLNLAAANAAMNKYYLEDICTMIDCTDLGYHLSVTRVMRGYLSNRSRAMQNLKNGLQQLEGAVSGLDQNQDRDALLQAHNVTFCLPFRFQHQPHEGDQVCEVSADCQVRYEMDTRFQQLQSRLAAVTLETEEVSKTLKATLTALLENISDDDCIPIPDISTLPLESMGDGPSTKPSLAKRRANQQETETYYFTKVKEYLSGSSLISKLQAKHDLLKEAIQKAEATDSDPARRRRRMSRTQSSGQQIPLVVESCIRFINLHGLHHEGIFRVPGSQSEVNNIRDSFESGEDPLTDSECDIDSVAGVLKLYFRGLTKPLFPEESFSQLMECVQIENVSERAAQIKTVVSSFPRPVVIVMRYLFAFLHHVSQYSDENMMQPYNLAVCFGPSLLRGAESSDAVTLQPQINALVKTLILQHESIFPGPSELPGPIYEKCMTLEQEYCEPITEEGEGDIEHVPSEDEWEALALFDYVARSPAELSFKQGDHVLLHSKASPDWWRGEVGGVKGLIPHKYISVPEGAERKQERGKREESRGGSTGNLAEEQQLAEHGTRMRVNSDSASLPGRQRTGSGSGFVGGGAGGCGSPGRKFTLQVPEGRVIMAPQSAGVSPGTARPPSGPQERRHTLDTLRPIGGATDRQAVHVDKEFTRQMNSVFKELLSRQSPQDSSDSPAPSSPPSSSLVSGAPSRQSVKKGTGFGLRGRGLFKPPDQQD; encoded by the exons ATGGCATCCCACGGGAAGCTGAAGAAGGAAAAGGGGAGTCTGGCGGAGTATGAGACGCAGATCAAAG AGGTTCGCAGTCAACTCTCGGAGCAGCTAAAGGTGTTGGATGCGCAGTTGGAGCAGAAGACCCAGCAGCTGCAAGACCTGAGCGACTACCTACGACGCCGCGGTGAGATCGAGGCGGAGTACGCCCGCTCCCTGGAGAAGCTCAGCGAGAGGTTCACGCTCAAGACCAAGAA GAAGGAGCAGACGGACTTGTCCGTTTCGCAGTGCTGGACGGAGCTACTGAATCAGACCAGGCAGGACAGCCGTGACCACAGCTCCCTCAGCGAGATCTGCAGCGGGACGCTCACGCAGCGGCTCTCTCACTGCATGGAGGACACACACCGCCTGGCCAAGAAg AGCAAAGAAGTGGGTCTCCAGATGCAGGATGAGCTCCTAAAGGTGACGGCTGAGCTGCAGACG GCTCTAAAAACTTATCATCAATATCACACTGAGTGTCTTGCCGCCGAGGGAAAGCTTAAAGAAGCCACACGATTGGAGGAGAGACACACTGGCAAGTCGGCTGACCTCGGTCTCGGTCAAGCAGCGGGACAGAGGCGCAGCTCAGTAAAGAAGATGGAGAGGCTAATGGAGAAG agGCAAGGGAAAGTCCAAGAGACTCAGCTGAAGTGTACTAAAGCTCGCAATGACTACCTGCTGAACCTCGCTGCTGCCAATGCTGCCATGAATAAGTACTATCTAGAGGACATATGCACTATGATTGAT TGCACGGACCTCGGCTACCACCTGTCAGTCACAAGGGTGATGCGTGGCTACCTGTCCAACAGGAGCCGGGCCATGCAGAACCTGAAGAATGgcctgcagcagctggaggGCGCTGTGAGTGGCCTGGACCAGAACCAGGACCGGGACGCCCTGCTGCAGGCGCACAACGTCACCTTCTGCCTGCCCTTCCGCTTCCAGCACCAGCCACACGAGGGCGACCAG GTCTGTGAGGTGAGCGCAGATTGTCAGGTGAGGTATGAGATGGATACCAGATTCCAGCAGTTGCAGTCTAGGTTGGCTGCTGTTACCTTGGAAACTGAGGAG GTCAGTAAAACACTCAAGGCAACCCTTACAGCCCTTTTAGAGAATATCAGCGATGACGACTGCATCCCCATCCCGGACATCTCCACCCTCCCCCTGGAGAGCATGGGCGATGGCCCCAGCACCAAGCCCAGCCTGGCCAAGCGTCGGGCCAATCAGCAGGAGACTGAGACCTACTATTTTACC AAAGTGAAGGAGTATCTTAGTGGAAGCTCCCTCATCTCCAAACTCCAGGCCAAACATGACTTGTTGAAAGAGGCCATACAGAAAG CTGAGGCCACTGACAGCGATCCAGCAAG AAGACGGAGGCGGATGTCTAGGACTCAG AGCTCTGGACAGCAGATCCCCCTAGTGGTGGAAAGCTGTATTCGCTTTATCAACCTCCATG GTCTGCATCATGAGGGCATATTCAGAGTTCCAGGCTCTCAGAGCGAAGTCAATAACATCAGAGACTCTTTTGAAAGTG GGGAGGACCCTCTGACAGACAGCGAGTGTGACATTGATTCTGTAGCAGGAGTACTGAAGCTTTACTTCCGAGGTCTCACGAAGCCTCTCTTTCCAGAAGAGAGCTTCTCTCAGCTCATGGAGTGTGTCC AGATCGAGAACGTGTCGGAGAGAGCGGCTCAGATAAAGACGGTGGTTTCCTCCTTCCCCAGGCCCGTTGTCATAGTGATGCGCTATCTCTTTGCCTTCCTCCATCA CGTCTCTCAGTACAGCGACGAGAACATGATGCAGCCCTATAACCTGGCTGTATGCTTCGGGCCCAGCCTTTTGCGAGGTGCTGAGTCCAGTGACGCTGTCACTCTGCAGCCCCAGATCAACGCCCTGGTCAAGACCTTGATCCTCCAGCATGAGAGCATCTTCCCCGGGCCCTCTGAGCTGCCCGGCCCCATCTATGAGAAATGCATGACCCTGGAGCAGGAGTACTG TGAACCTATTacagaggagggtgagggagacATCGAACATGTTCCCAGTGAGGATG AGTGGGAAGCGTTGGCTTTGTTTGATTATGTTGCACGGTCTCCAGCCGAGCTGTCATTCAAGCAGGGGGACCACGTCCTACTTCACAGCAAGGCCTCCCCTGATtggtggagaggagaagtggGAGGAGTGAAAGGCCTCATCCCTCATAAGTACATCAGCGTGCCTGAGGG AGCAGAGCGGAAGCAGGAGCGAGGAAAGCGGGAGGAGAGTCGAGGCGGCAGCACGGGCAATCTGGCTGAGGAGCAGCAGCTGGCTGAGCACGGCACCCG CATGCGGGTCAACAGCGACAGTGCGTCTCTGCCGGGCCGCCAGCGGACCGGCAGCGGAAGTGGGTTCGTGGGAGGCGGGGCCGGCGGATGCGGGAGTCCGGGACGCAAGTTCACACTGCAGGTGCCCGAGGGCCGAGTCATCATGGCACCCCAGTCGGCCGGCGTCTCACCCGGCACAGCCCGGCCACCGTCAGG TCCGCAGGAGCGCAGACACACGCTGGACACTCTGAGGCCCATAGGCGGAGCTACTGACAGACAGGCTGTGCATGTCGACAAG gaATTCACTCGGCAGATGAACTCGGTCTTCAAGGAGCTCCTGTCTCGCCAGTCTCCGCAGGACAGTTCGGACTCGCCAGCTCCTTCATCGCCTCCCTCCTCTTCACTGGTCTCTGGTGCACCTTCCCGGCAGTCAGTGAAAAAGGGCACAGGCTTTGGCCTGAGGGGCAGGGGCCTCTTCAAACCCCCCGACCAACAGGACTGA